CCGAGCGGCGCGACGACGACGGAACACCCCGTGGTCTGGAAGGGTTCGTGGAGTACGCCACCGACCTGTTCGACGCGGAGACGGCGGTGCTCCTCTCCACCCGCCTCGCGCATCTGCTGCGGGCGGTGGCGGCCGATCCGGCCCGGCCGGTCGGCGACATCGACCTGCTCACCGCCGGCGAACACCGCCGGCTCGTCACCGAGTACAACGACACCGAGGGCGTCCCGCTGCCCGGCGGCACGGTGCACGAACTGTTCGAGGCGCGGGCCCGGCACACCCCGGACGCCGTCGCGCTCGTCCACGACGACGGCGAGCTGACGTACGCCGCGCTCGACCGCCGCGCCAACCTCCTCGCCCACCGTCTGATCGCCGCCGGAACGGTGCCCCAGGGCAGCGTCGCCGTGCTGATGGACCACGGCCCGGACCTGATCGTCGCCCTGCTGGCGGTGCTGAAGACCGGCGCGGCCTATGTGCCGGTCGACGGGCGCTCGCCCGCCGACCGGGTGCGGCTGGTGATGGCGGAGGTCGGCGCCCGGCTGATGCTGGTCGGCGCGACCACCGCGGACGGCGAGGTCGCGGCGGCCGAGCGGGTCGCCGGTACGGAGATCCTGCGGGCCGACGGGCCGGCGCCGTCGGGCACGCCCGACACCTCGCCCGCCGTGCCGACCGGCCAACAGGCCCTGATGTACGTGATGTTCACGTCCGGTTCGACCGGCCGTCCGAAGGGCGTCGGGGTCACCCACCGCAATGTGGTGCGGCTCGCGGTGGACCGGTTCTGGGACCACGAGGTCCAGCGCCGGGTGCTGGTGCACTCGCCGTACGGTTTCGACGCGTCGACGTACGAGATCTGGGTGCCGCTGCTGGCGGGCGGCACGCTGGTGACGACCGGCGGGGACGGCGCGGACGTGCGGTCCCTGAGCCGGGCGATCGAGCGGCACCGGGTCACCGCCACGTTCCTCACCGTCGGGCTGTTCCATCTGATGGCCGAGGAGGCGCTGGACACCCTGGCGCTGCTGCGCGAGGTGGGCACCGGCGGTGACGTGGTGTCGGCGGCGGCGGTGCGCACCGTACTGGAGCACTGCCCGGACACGGCGGTGACCCATGTGTACGGCCCGACGGAGACGACCTTCGCCTCGCATCTGCTGAAGTACGAGCGGTCCGGCGGTCTGCCGGAGACGCTCTCCCTGGGGCGCCCGCTGGACAGCACCCGGGCCTATGTCCTGGACGGGCGGCTGCACCCGGTGCCGCTGGGCACCAGTGGCGAGCTGTACATCGCGGGCGACCACGTGGCCCGGGGGTACATCGGCCGGCCGGAGCTGACGGCGGACCGGTTCGTGCCCGACCCGTTCGGCGCGGACGGGGGCCGGATGTACCGCACCGGGGACCTGGTGGCGTGGACGACCGGCGGCGAGCTGCGGTTCGTCGGCCGGGCCGACAACCAGGTGAAGATCCGCGGGTTCCGTATCGAGCCCGGTGAGGTCGAGGCGGTCGTCGCGCGTGACCCGTCCGTGGGCCGGGTCGCCGTGGTGGTGCGGGACGACGGGCCGGGCGGGAAGCGGCTGGTCGCGTACGTGGTGCCGCGGCCGGGCCGGACCGTGGACGAGGCGGGGCTGCGTGCCGCGACGGCGCGGAGTCTGCCCGGTTATCTGGTGCCGTCGGCCGTGGTGGCGCTCGACGCCCTGCCGATGACGGTCAACGGGAAGCTCGACCGGAAGGCGCTGCCCGCGCCGGACGCCCGGGGCAGTGCGCCGGGGCGCGCGCCGCGCACGCTCCGCGAGGAGATCCTGTGCGGGCTGTTCGCGGAGGTGCTGGGGCTGGGCCGGGCCGGGGTGGACGAGAGCTTCTTCGACCTCGGCGGTCACTCCCTGCTGGCGACCCGGCTCATCAACCGGGTGCGGGCGGCGCTGGGCGCGGAGGTCGCGATCCGCGATCTGTTCCAGGCGCCGACGCCGGCCGGGCTGGCGGAGCGGATCGACGCGACGGCCGGGGTGCCGGTGCGGGCCCCGCTGGTCCCGAGGGCGCGGCCGGAGCGGGTTCCGCTGTCGTTCGCGCAGCGCCGGCTCTGGTTCATCGACGAACTGGACGGGCCGAGCCAGGCGTACAACATCCCCGTCGTGCTGCGGCTGGACGAGCCGCTGGACGCCGCCGCGCTGGCGTCGGCGCTGGCGGACGTCGGGGAGCGGCACGAGGTGCTGCGGACGGTGTACGGGGCGGTGGACGGGGAGCCGTACCAGCGGGTCCTGCCCGGCGCCCGCCCGGAGCTGCGGGTGATCCGGGTGTCCCGTGCGGAGTTGGCGGCCACGGTGGACGCCGCCGCCGGGCACGTTTTCGACCTGAGTGCCGAACTGCCTTTGCGGGCGGCCCTGGTGGAGTGCGACGAGGAGCACGGCGAGGACGCCGGACGGTTCCTGGTGCTCGTGCTGCACCACATCGCGGGCGACGGCTGGTCGATGGGCCCGCTGATGGCGGACCTGTGGACCGCGTACGCCGCGCGGCTGGCCCAACACGCCCCCGAATGGCGGCCGTTGCCGGTGCAGTACGCCGACTACGCGCTCTGGCAGCGCGACATGCTGGGCGGCGCCGAGGGTACGGAGGGCTCGGAGGGGCCGGAGGGGAGTCTTCTGGCGTACTGGGGCGAGGCGTTGGACGGCGCGCCGCCCGTCCTGGAGCTGCCGACGGACCGGCCCCGGCCCGCGGTCGCCACCCACGGGGGCGCTTCGGTGCCGCTCGTGCTGGACGCCGCGGAGCACGCGCGGCTGACCCGGCTCGCGGCCGGACACGGGGCGACGCTCTTCATGGTCCTCCAGACCGCGTTCGCGCTGGCCCTGGCGCGGCTGGGCGCGGGCACCGACGTACCCGTCGGCACCGTCGTCGCGGGCCGGGGCGACGAGGCCCTCGACGATCTCGTCGGCTTCTTCGTCAACACCCTGGTCCTGCGCACCGATGTCTCCGGCAACCCCGCCTTCACCGACCTTCTCACCCGGGTCCGGGACACCGACCTCGCCGCCTACGCCCACCAGGACCTGCCCTTCGAACGGCTGGTGGAACACCTCAACCCGGCGCGCTCCACCGCCCACCACCCGCTCATCCAGATCATGCTGCTGCTCCAGAACAGCGGGCGGCAGGCCGGTGGCGGTCCCGCACCGGCGGCCACGGAGATCCCGTACGACACCGGGCTCGCCAAGTTCGACCTGACGCTGTCGCTGACCGAGCGGCACGACGCGGACGGCGCGCCGCAGGGGATGCACGGGTATCTGGAGTACGCCACCGACCTGTTCGACGCGGGGACGGCGGAGCTGATCTCCGTACGGCTGACCCAGGTGCTGCGCGCGGTGACGGCCGACCCCGGGTGTCCCGTGGACGACATCGACCTGCTCACCGCGGAGGAACACCGCCGGCTCGTCCTGGACTACAACGACACCGCCCCGACGGGCCCGCTGCCGGGCGGCACGGTCCACGAGCTGTTCGCGGCCCAGGCCCGGCGCACGCCCGACGCCGTCGCCGTCAGCCATGACGCCGGCGAGCTGACGTACGCCGCGCTCGACCGCCGCGCCAACCTCCTCGCCCACCGTCTGATCGCCGCCGGGACCGTGCCCGGGGGCACCGTGGGTGTCCTCATGGACCACGGACCGGACCTGATCGTGGCGACCCTGGCCGTGCTGAAGGCGGGGGCCGCGTACGTACCGGTCGGCACCGCACTGTCGGCGGCGCGGGTCCGCGTGATCATGGAGGATTCCGGTGCGACGGTCCTGGTGACCGACGCCGGCCGGGCGGCCGGCGGGATCGCGGACGGGGAACGCGCCGGGGGGACCGTGGTCCTGCGGGCCGGCTCCCCCGCCCCGGCGGGCACGCCCGACACCGCACCCGTCGTGCCGACCGGTGAACAGGACCTGATGTACGTCATGTTCACCTCCGGCTCCACCGGCCGCCCCAAGGCCGTGGGGGTCACCCACCGCAACGTGGCCCGGCTGGCGGCCGACCGCTGCTGGGACCGGGAGACCCATCGCCGGATGCTCGTCCACTCGGCCTTCGGCTTCGACGCGTCGACCTACGAGATCTGGGTCCCGCTGCTGGCCGGGACGCGGCTGGTCGTCGGGAGCGGCGACGCCACCGATCTGCCCGCGCTGCGGCGCACCGTCGAGCGGCACGGGGTGACCGCCGCGTACTTCACCGTCGGGCTGTTCCATCTGATGGCCGACGAGGCGGTGGACACCCTCGGGCTGCTGCGCGAGGTGTGGACGGGCGGCGACGTGCTGTCGCCGGACGCCGTACGGCGGGTGCTCACCCACTGCCCGGACACGGTGCTGGTCCACTCCTACGGGCCGACCGAGGCCACCTTCGGCACCCACTACCAGCGCTTCGGGCCGGACGGGCGGGGACCGGCCGAGGAGGCCGTCCCGGTGCGGCTGGGCCGGCCGATGGACGACACCCGGGCCTATGTGCTGGACCACCGGCTGCGGCCGGTGCCGCGCGGCGGGACGGGTGAGCTGTACCTCGGCGGGTCGCACCTGGCGCGCGGCTATCTGGGGCGGGCCGGTCTGACGGCGGAGCGGTTCGTCGCCGACCCGTTCGGCGCGGCGGGTGAACGCCTCTACCGTACGGGCGACCTGGTGAGCTGGACGACCGACGGACAGCTGAGGTTCGTGGGCCGGGCCGACGACCAGGTCAAGATCCGGGGCTTCCGTATCGAGCCCGGCGAGGCCGAGGCGGCGGTCGCCCGGCACCCGTCCGTGGGCCGTGCCGCCGTCGTGGTCCGTGAGGACCGGCCGGGCGACAAGCGGCTCGTGGCCTACGTCGTGCCCCGCTCCGCGCCGGTGGACACGGCGGCGCTGCGGTCCTGGCTGGCGGAGACCCTGCCGGAGTATCTGGTCCCCTCGGCGGTCGTGGTCCTCGGCTCGCTGCCGCTGACCGTCAACGGGAAACTCGACCGGGCCGCGCTCCCCGCCCCGGCGCACGACGGCGCGCCCGCCGGGCGCGGGCCGCGCAACCCGCGCGAGGAGGTGCTGTGCGGGCTGTTCGCCGAGGTCCTGGGTGTGGCGGGGGTCGGCATCGACGACAACTTCTTCGACCGGGGCGGGCATTCGCTGCTGGCGGTACGGCTGATGAGCCGGGTCCGGTCGGTGCTGGGTGTGGAGCGTTCCGTACGGGACCTGTTCCGCTCGCCCACGGTGGCGGGGCTGCTCGGTGACGAACCCGAGAGCGACGCCCTGGGGGTGCTGCTGCCGCTGCGCGCGGAAGGCGGCCGGCGCCCGCTGTTCTGTGTCCATCCGGGAGCGGGCATGGGCTGGGCGTACGCCGGGCTCACCCGGCATCTGGGCGACTCCCAGCCGGTGTACGCCCTCCAGACGAGGGCGCTGACCCGGCCGGACTACCGGGCGTCGAGCGTCGAGGAGCTGGCCGAGGACTATCTGGAGCAGATCCGGCGGGTCCAGCCGTGGGGGCCGTACCGGCTGCTCGGCTGGTCCTTCGGCGGGGTCGTGGCGCACGCCGTCGCGACCCGGCTCCAGGCGGCCGGCGAGGAGGTCGAGCTGCTGGCGCTGATGGACGCGTACCCGGTGCCGCCCGGGGAGGCCGCCGAGCCGATGACGGACCGGGAGACCGTCGAGATGCTGGTGGGGCCGGCCGGTGAGGAGGCCGGGCGACCGGACCCGCTGCCGGACGCGTTCTTCACGCGCTTCGACACGGCCGCCGTGGTGGAGGTGCTGCGCCGCCGGGACCCGGTGCTGGCGGGCTTCGCGGAGGCGGAG
Above is a window of Streptomyces sp. NBC_01498 DNA encoding:
- a CDS encoding amino acid adenylation domain-containing protein, whose product is MRSTDLPVLTAGADPNPEVPEPSVLLDGGVPAAPVVPVLELIARRTAADPGRTALVHGDVRLTYGELAEAVAARAGLLQDAGAGPGRLVAVCRPRGIDAIVGVLAALRSGAAYLPLDPDAPLARNTAILADACDGEPPHPDALRADGEAVLPGEAAGTGIAYVIYTSGSTGTPNGVLVGHEALAHFVAGATERYGIGADDRVLQFAPLHFDASVEEVFVTLCAGGTLVLRTDGMLDVPGMLAGCVAHGVTVLDLPTAYWHELAYAVAAGVAELPAALRTVIIGGEAALPERVARWRRAVGSRVRLLNTYGPTEATVVATVADLTEGPADGTAETDGVPIGLPLPGVRAALVDGELWLLGGGLARGYLDRPELTARRFTRLAGESAYRTGDVVRLGSDGQLVHVARVDDEVKISGHRIDPAAVESVLLGHPDVRAAAVVAQESADGTKRLVAYVVADGDLSPAEVRATLAERLPPPAVPGVISLIESLPRTSTGKIDRSLLRAMRPSREQVVRPEATAPPEHGHPPVEDRVPLSFAQRRLWFLNRLEGPSATYNVPLVLRLDGVPDREALAAAVADVVERHEVLRTVFPAVDGEPYQWVRDDVADVFAVVACAPGAGDAAVEAFTGEAFDVPADVPVRVRLFVTGPDTSVLVLLIHHVATDGWSMGPLLRDLTAAYAARCAGVAPEWEPLPVQYADYTLWQRDMLGDADDPASVMARQIGFWRTALAGLPGVLDLPADRPRPAEPSYRGETVTVRLGAGTHRRLRELATGQGASLFMVLRAALAAALSGAGAGDDIAIGTPVAGRPDEALHELVGFFVNTLVLRTDVSGDPAFAELLDRVRESDLAAYAHDDLPFDLLVEHLNPARSLAYHPFFQTMLTLQNDADPGIPLGDVPGAIEPAGLETAKFDLSVSCVETVDGADDAAGIEVWFQYATDLFDASTATLLLDFFTRALDAVATDPAVRVTDAVALTDEERAALAERRARVADERGRAGGFAAVTGGASRGGLSPRAEILRGLFAEVLGLPSAGADDNFFDLGGHSLLGVRLVNRVRSVLGADLGIRDLFLAPTVRGLDRRLDELAGAGGRPAPVPVERPERIPLSYAQRRLWFVNELDGPSRSYNIPVVLKLDVPLDADVLAEALADVAERHEVLRTVYGAVDGEPHQRVLTGARPELTVVRTTEKSLAASIDAAVGYVFDLSGELPLRAWLLESADPHGAQVLVVLVHHIAGDGWSMEPLLADLSAAYGTRAAGAAPEWEPLPVQYADYALWQRDTMGDAGDPESPLARQLGFWTKELDGLPPVLDLPADRPRPAVATHGGAVVPFAVDGPTHQRLARLAAAQGSTLFMVLQSALALALSRLGAGTDVPVGTVVAGRGDEALDDLVGFFVNTLVLRTDVSGNPAFTDLVARVRDTDLAAYAHQDLPFEQLVEHLNPDRSTAHHPLVQVMLLLQNGAGAAGAAGDGSPLAGSDVAFDTGLTKFDLTLTVTERRDDDGTPRGLEGFVEYATDLFDAETAVLLSTRLAHLLRAVAADPARPVGDIDLLTAGEHRRLVTEYNDTEGVPLPGGTVHELFEARARHTPDAVALVHDDGELTYAALDRRANLLAHRLIAAGTVPQGSVAVLMDHGPDLIVALLAVLKTGAAYVPVDGRSPADRVRLVMAEVGARLMLVGATTADGEVAAAERVAGTEILRADGPAPSGTPDTSPAVPTGQQALMYVMFTSGSTGRPKGVGVTHRNVVRLAVDRFWDHEVQRRVLVHSPYGFDASTYEIWVPLLAGGTLVTTGGDGADVRSLSRAIERHRVTATFLTVGLFHLMAEEALDTLALLREVGTGGDVVSAAAVRTVLEHCPDTAVTHVYGPTETTFASHLLKYERSGGLPETLSLGRPLDSTRAYVLDGRLHPVPLGTSGELYIAGDHVARGYIGRPELTADRFVPDPFGADGGRMYRTGDLVAWTTGGELRFVGRADNQVKIRGFRIEPGEVEAVVARDPSVGRVAVVVRDDGPGGKRLVAYVVPRPGRTVDEAGLRAATARSLPGYLVPSAVVALDALPMTVNGKLDRKALPAPDARGSAPGRAPRTLREEILCGLFAEVLGLGRAGVDESFFDLGGHSLLATRLINRVRAALGAEVAIRDLFQAPTPAGLAERIDATAGVPVRAPLVPRARPERVPLSFAQRRLWFIDELDGPSQAYNIPVVLRLDEPLDAAALASALADVGERHEVLRTVYGAVDGEPYQRVLPGARPELRVIRVSRAELAATVDAAAGHVFDLSAELPLRAALVECDEEHGEDAGRFLVLVLHHIAGDGWSMGPLMADLWTAYAARLAQHAPEWRPLPVQYADYALWQRDMLGGAEGTEGSEGPEGSLLAYWGEALDGAPPVLELPTDRPRPAVATHGGASVPLVLDAAEHARLTRLAAGHGATLFMVLQTAFALALARLGAGTDVPVGTVVAGRGDEALDDLVGFFVNTLVLRTDVSGNPAFTDLLTRVRDTDLAAYAHQDLPFERLVEHLNPARSTAHHPLIQIMLLLQNSGRQAGGGPAPAATEIPYDTGLAKFDLTLSLTERHDADGAPQGMHGYLEYATDLFDAGTAELISVRLTQVLRAVTADPGCPVDDIDLLTAEEHRRLVLDYNDTAPTGPLPGGTVHELFAAQARRTPDAVAVSHDAGELTYAALDRRANLLAHRLIAAGTVPGGTVGVLMDHGPDLIVATLAVLKAGAAYVPVGTALSAARVRVIMEDSGATVLVTDAGRAAGGIADGERAGGTVVLRAGSPAPAGTPDTAPVVPTGEQDLMYVMFTSGSTGRPKAVGVTHRNVARLAADRCWDRETHRRMLVHSAFGFDASTYEIWVPLLAGTRLVVGSGDATDLPALRRTVERHGVTAAYFTVGLFHLMADEAVDTLGLLREVWTGGDVLSPDAVRRVLTHCPDTVLVHSYGPTEATFGTHYQRFGPDGRGPAEEAVPVRLGRPMDDTRAYVLDHRLRPVPRGGTGELYLGGSHLARGYLGRAGLTAERFVADPFGAAGERLYRTGDLVSWTTDGQLRFVGRADDQVKIRGFRIEPGEAEAAVARHPSVGRAAVVVREDRPGDKRLVAYVVPRSAPVDTAALRSWLAETLPEYLVPSAVVVLGSLPLTVNGKLDRAALPAPAHDGAPAGRGPRNPREEVLCGLFAEVLGVAGVGIDDNFFDRGGHSLLAVRLMSRVRSVLGVERSVRDLFRSPTVAGLLGDEPESDALGVLLPLRAEGGRRPLFCVHPGAGMGWAYAGLTRHLGDSQPVYALQTRALTRPDYRASSVEELAEDYLEQIRRVQPWGPYRLLGWSFGGVVAHAVATRLQAAGEEVELLALMDAYPVPPGEAAEPMTDRETVEMLVGPAGEEAGRPDPLPDAFFTRFDTAAVVEVLRRRDPVLAGFAEAEVAALVGAAVNHALLMRAYRPRVFTGDPLFFTAAGGRGPDSPSADLWNPYTDGETERHDIDSTHLRMTEPEPLAHIGRILRRRLSDPQVIDLGLNETRN